One part of the Vicugna pacos chromosome 20, VicPac4, whole genome shotgun sequence genome encodes these proteins:
- the H1-2 gene encoding histone H1.2 isoform X3, with product MSETAPAAPAAAPPAEKTPVKKKAAKKPAGARRKASGPPVSELITKAVAASKERSGVSLAALKKALAAAGYDVEKNNSRIKLGLKSLVSKGTLVQTKGTGASGSFKLNKKAATGEAKPKAKKAGAAKPKKAAGAAKKPKKATGAATPKKSAKKTPKKAKKPAAAAVTKKVAKSPKKAKAPKPKKAAKSAAKAVKPKAAKPKVAKPKKAAPKKK from the exons ATGTCTGAGACtgctcctgccgctcctgctgccgCGCCCCCTGCGGAGAAGACCCCAGTCAAGAAAAAGGCTGCCAAGAAACCAGCTGGGGCGCGCCGTAAGGCCTCCGGGCCCCCGGTGTCGGAGCTCATCACCAAGGCTGTCGCCGCTTCCAAGGAGCGCAGCGGGGTCTCCCTGGCTGCGCTCAAGAAGGCGCTGGCGGCCGCCGGCTATGATGTGGAGAAGAACAATAGCCGCATCAAGTTGGGTCTTAAAAGCCTGGTGAGCAAGGGCACCCTGGTGCAGACTAAGGGCACCGGCGCCTCCGGCTCTTTTAAGCTCAACAAGAAGGCGGCCACTGGGGAAGCCAAGCCCAAGGCTAAGAAGGCGGGTGCGGCCAAACCCAAGAAGGCTGCTGGGGCAGCTAAGAAGCCCAAGAAGGCCACGGGCGCGGCCACTCCGAAGAAAAGCGCTAAGAAGACCCCCAAGAAGGCGAAGAAGCCAGCGGCGGCTGCTGTAACCAAGAAAGTGGCTAAGAGTCCAAAGAAGGCTAAGGCTCCCAAGCCTAAGAAGGCTGCCAAGAGCGCAGCTAAAGCAGTGAAGCCCAAAGCCGCCAAGCCCAAGGTTGCCAAACCCAAGAAGGCTGCACCCAAAAAGAA ATAG
- the H1-2 gene encoding histone H1.2 isoform X2: MSETAPAAPAAAPPAEKTPVKKKAAKKPAGARRKASGPPVSELITKAVAASKERSGVSLAALKKALAAAGYDVEKNNSRIKLGLKSLVSKGTLVQTKGTGASGSFKLNKKAATGEAKPKAKKAGAAKPKKAAGAAKKPKKATGAATPKKSAKKTPKKAKKPAAAAVTKKVAKSPKKAKAPKPKKAAKSAAKAVKPKAAKPKVAKPKKAAPKKKISQVPGTVASADLQLSASTIAATTNLGPS; encoded by the exons ATGTCTGAGACtgctcctgccgctcctgctgccgCGCCCCCTGCGGAGAAGACCCCAGTCAAGAAAAAGGCTGCCAAGAAACCAGCTGGGGCGCGCCGTAAGGCCTCCGGGCCCCCGGTGTCGGAGCTCATCACCAAGGCTGTCGCCGCTTCCAAGGAGCGCAGCGGGGTCTCCCTGGCTGCGCTCAAGAAGGCGCTGGCGGCCGCCGGCTATGATGTGGAGAAGAACAATAGCCGCATCAAGTTGGGTCTTAAAAGCCTGGTGAGCAAGGGCACCCTGGTGCAGACTAAGGGCACCGGCGCCTCCGGCTCTTTTAAGCTCAACAAGAAGGCGGCCACTGGGGAAGCCAAGCCCAAGGCTAAGAAGGCGGGTGCGGCCAAACCCAAGAAGGCTGCTGGGGCAGCTAAGAAGCCCAAGAAGGCCACGGGCGCGGCCACTCCGAAGAAAAGCGCTAAGAAGACCCCCAAGAAGGCGAAGAAGCCAGCGGCGGCTGCTGTAACCAAGAAAGTGGCTAAGAGTCCAAAGAAGGCTAAGGCTCCCAAGCCTAAGAAGGCTGCCAAGAGCGCAGCTAAAGCAGTGAAGCCCAAAGCCGCCAAGCCCAAGGTTGCCAAACCCAAGAAGGCTGCACCCAAAAAGAA AATTTCTCAAGTTCCCGGGACAGTGGCTTCTGCAGACCTGCAGCTCAGCGCTTCAACCATTGCAGCAACTACGAACCTG GGACCTTCCTAA
- the H1-2 gene encoding histone H1.2 isoform X1: protein MSETAPAAPAAAPPAEKTPVKKKAAKKPAGARRKASGPPVSELITKAVAASKERSGVSLAALKKALAAAGYDVEKNNSRIKLGLKSLVSKGTLVQTKGTGASGSFKLNKKAATGEAKPKAKKAGAAKPKKAAGAAKKPKKATGAATPKKSAKKTPKKAKKPAAAAVTKKVAKSPKKAKAPKPKKAAKSAAKAVKPKAAKPKVAKPKKAAPKKKISQVPGTVASADLQLSASTIAATTNLVCVNSRISVMTRDHPSPPPY, encoded by the exons ATGTCTGAGACtgctcctgccgctcctgctgccgCGCCCCCTGCGGAGAAGACCCCAGTCAAGAAAAAGGCTGCCAAGAAACCAGCTGGGGCGCGCCGTAAGGCCTCCGGGCCCCCGGTGTCGGAGCTCATCACCAAGGCTGTCGCCGCTTCCAAGGAGCGCAGCGGGGTCTCCCTGGCTGCGCTCAAGAAGGCGCTGGCGGCCGCCGGCTATGATGTGGAGAAGAACAATAGCCGCATCAAGTTGGGTCTTAAAAGCCTGGTGAGCAAGGGCACCCTGGTGCAGACTAAGGGCACCGGCGCCTCCGGCTCTTTTAAGCTCAACAAGAAGGCGGCCACTGGGGAAGCCAAGCCCAAGGCTAAGAAGGCGGGTGCGGCCAAACCCAAGAAGGCTGCTGGGGCAGCTAAGAAGCCCAAGAAGGCCACGGGCGCGGCCACTCCGAAGAAAAGCGCTAAGAAGACCCCCAAGAAGGCGAAGAAGCCAGCGGCGGCTGCTGTAACCAAGAAAGTGGCTAAGAGTCCAAAGAAGGCTAAGGCTCCCAAGCCTAAGAAGGCTGCCAAGAGCGCAGCTAAAGCAGTGAAGCCCAAAGCCGCCAAGCCCAAGGTTGCCAAACCCAAGAAGGCTGCACCCAAAAAGAA AATTTCTCAAGTTCCCGGGACAGTGGCTTCTGCAGACCTGCAGCTCAGCGCTTCAACCATTGCAGCAACTACGAACCTGGTGTGTGTTAATTCCCGCATTAGTGTAATGACCAGGGATCATCCCTCCCCGCCTCCTTATTGA
- the LOC140687618 gene encoding histone H3.1: MARTKQTARKSTGGKAPRKQLATKAARKSAPATGGVKKPHRYRPGTVALREIRRYQKSTELLIRKLPFQRLVREIAQDFKTDLRFQSSAVMALQEACEAYLVGLFEDTNLCAIHAKRVTIMPKDIQLARRIRGERA, encoded by the coding sequence ATGGCTCGTACCAAACAGACAGCTCGCAAGTCCACCGGCGGCAAGGCGCCGCGCAAGCAGCTGGCCACCAAGGCGGCCCGCAAGAGCGCGCCGGCCACGGGCGGCGTGAAGAAGCCGCACCGCTACCGGCCCGGCACGGTGGCCCTGCGCGAGATCCGCCGCTACCAGAAGTCCACGGAGCTGCTGATCCGCAAGCTGCCGTTCCAGCGGCTGGTGCGCGAGATCGCGCAGGACTTCAAGACCGACCTGCGCTTCCAGAGCTCGGCCGTGATGGCGCTGCAGGAGGCGTGCGAGGCCTACCTGGTGGGGCTGTTCGAGGACACCAACCTGTGCGCCATCCACGCCAAGCGCGTCACCATCATGCCCAAGGACATCCAGCTCGCGCGCCGCATCCGCGGGGAGAGGGCATAA